A single Staphylococcus muscae DNA region contains:
- the uvrB gene encoding excinuclease ABC subunit UvrB: MEHHDFKVVSQFDPQGDQPRAIDELVQGIKDGKRHQTLLGATGTGKTFTMSNVIKRAGKPTLIIAHNKTLAGQLYSEFKEFFPENRVEYFVSYYDYYQPEAYVPSTDTFIEKDASINDEIDQLRHSATSALFERDDVIIIASVSCIYGLGNPEEYKDLVVSIRSGMEMDRSELLRKLVDVQYTRNDIDFQRGTFRVRGDVVEIFPASRDELCIRVEFFGDEIDRVSEINYLTGEVLKEREHFALFPASHFVTREEKMKVAIERIEKELAEQLEKLRSENKLLEAQRLEQRTNYDLEMMREMGFCSGIENYSVHLTLRPLGSTPYTLLDYFGDDWLIMIDESHVTLPQIRGMYNGDKARKNVLVEHGFRLPSALDNRPLMFEEFEEKAHQLVYVSATPGPYEMEHTDEMVEQIIRPTGLLDPKIDVRPSKNQIDDLLSEIQARVERNERVLITTLTKKMSEDLTTYLKEAGVKVNYLHSEIKTLERIEIIRDLRMGTFDVLIGINLLREGIDIPEVSLVVILDADKEGFLRSERSLIQTIGRAARNDKGEVIMYADKITDSMRVAIDETERRREIQMAYNEKHGITPKTINKKIHDVISATVETDETNEAERKEVPKKMTKKERQKTIQNIEKQMKEAAKALDFEKATELRDLLFELKSEG, from the coding sequence ATGGAGCATCATGATTTTAAAGTAGTATCTCAGTTTGACCCACAAGGTGATCAACCCCGGGCCATTGATGAGTTAGTACAAGGGATTAAAGATGGCAAGCGTCATCAGACTTTGTTAGGGGCAACAGGAACAGGTAAAACATTTACGATGAGCAATGTCATCAAACGTGCAGGGAAACCAACATTAATCATTGCGCATAACAAAACGCTAGCAGGTCAATTATATAGTGAATTTAAAGAATTCTTTCCTGAAAATAGAGTTGAATATTTTGTCAGTTACTACGATTATTATCAACCAGAAGCATATGTACCATCAACGGATACATTTATTGAAAAAGATGCATCGATTAATGATGAGATTGACCAGTTACGTCACTCCGCAACAAGTGCATTATTTGAACGTGATGATGTCATCATCATTGCAAGTGTCAGCTGTATTTACGGTTTGGGTAACCCGGAAGAATACAAAGACTTAGTTGTGAGTATCCGTTCAGGTATGGAGATGGATCGCAGTGAACTACTGCGTAAGTTAGTCGATGTACAATATACACGCAATGATATTGACTTCCAACGTGGGACATTCCGTGTGAGAGGAGACGTTGTGGAAATCTTCCCAGCATCTCGTGATGAACTGTGTATTCGTGTTGAATTTTTCGGAGATGAGATAGACCGTGTCAGCGAGATTAACTACTTAACAGGGGAAGTATTGAAAGAACGTGAGCATTTTGCACTCTTCCCAGCATCTCACTTCGTAACACGTGAAGAAAAAATGAAAGTCGCAATTGAAAGAATTGAAAAAGAATTGGCTGAACAACTTGAAAAATTGCGCAGTGAAAACAAACTTTTAGAAGCACAGCGCTTAGAACAGCGTACAAACTACGACCTTGAAATGATGCGTGAAATGGGCTTCTGTTCAGGGATTGAGAACTACTCAGTGCATCTTACGTTACGTCCGCTTGGTTCAACCCCTTATACATTACTCGATTATTTCGGTGATGATTGGTTGATTATGATTGATGAGTCCCATGTAACGTTGCCTCAAATTCGCGGGATGTATAACGGTGACAAGGCGCGTAAAAACGTACTTGTTGAACACGGTTTCCGTTTGCCAAGTGCACTGGATAACCGACCATTGATGTTTGAAGAATTCGAAGAGAAGGCACATCAGTTAGTTTATGTTTCTGCAACACCAGGCCCATATGAGATGGAACACACTGACGAGATGGTCGAACAGATTATCCGTCCAACGGGTCTATTAGATCCTAAAATTGACGTGCGCCCATCTAAAAATCAAATTGATGACTTGTTGAGTGAGATTCAAGCACGTGTAGAACGTAATGAACGTGTCTTAATTACGACATTAACCAAAAAAATGAGTGAAGATTTGACGACTTATTTGAAAGAAGCAGGCGTGAAGGTGAATTACTTACACTCCGAGATTAAGACGTTAGAACGTATTGAAATTATTCGTGACTTGCGCATGGGAACTTTTGACGTTTTAATCGGTATCAACTTGTTGCGAGAAGGTATCGATATTCCAGAAGTTTCGCTTGTCGTCATATTGGACGCTGACAAGGAAGGGTTCCTACGTTCAGAACGTTCACTGATTCAGACGATTGGACGTGCAGCGCGTAATGACAAAGGTGAAGTAATCATGTATGCGGACAAGATTACCGATTCGATGCGTGTAGCGATTGATGAAACAGAACGTCGTCGAGAGATTCAAATGGCCTATAACGAAAAACATGGCATTACACCGAAAACAATCAACAAAAAGATTCATGATGTGATCAGTGCGACTGTGGAAACGGACGAGACAAATGAAGCAGAACGTAAAGAAGTGCCGAAGAAGATGACGAAGAAAGAACGTCAAAAGACGATTCAAAATATCGAAAAGCAAATGAAAGAAGCAGCGAAAGCACTAGATTTCGAGAAAGCAACAGAATTGAGAGACTTATTATTTGAACTTAAATCAGAAGGGTGA
- a CDS encoding YfbR-like 5'-deoxynucleotidase, with protein sequence MGVHQYFKRLSDLEKLIRLPGKFKYFEHNVAAHSFKVTKIAQYLGTVEEHYGKEVDWKSLYEKALNHDFAEVFTGDIKTPVKYASSELKRLFSQVEEEMVETFISEEIPESYQDIYRQRLQEGKDDSLEGQILSVADKIDLLYETFGEIQKRNPEPLFFEIYEMSLETIMQFDHLHSVQDFIDNIIPEMLTEKFIPRTELRETTMHILNNRKQ encoded by the coding sequence ATGGGTGTTCACCAATATTTCAAAAGACTATCAGATTTAGAAAAACTCATTCGTTTACCTGGAAAGTTCAAATATTTTGAGCATAACGTTGCTGCGCACTCTTTTAAAGTGACGAAGATCGCCCAATATTTAGGGACAGTTGAAGAACATTATGGTAAAGAAGTAGACTGGAAAAGTTTATATGAAAAAGCATTAAACCATGACTTTGCAGAAGTATTCACAGGTGATATTAAAACACCAGTAAAATATGCGAGTAGCGAGTTGAAACGTCTCTTTTCTCAAGTTGAAGAAGAAATGGTCGAGACATTTATCTCGGAAGAAATCCCTGAGAGCTATCAGGACATATATCGCCAACGCTTACAAGAAGGTAAGGATGATTCATTAGAAGGTCAAATTCTATCTGTTGCTGACAAAATTGACTTGCTGTATGAGACATTCGGCGAAATTCAAAAGCGTAATCCAGAACCGCTCTTTTTTGAAATTTATGAGATGAGTTTAGAGACGATTATGCAGTTTGATCATTTACATTCTGTCCAAGACTTTATCGATAATATTATTCCTGAGATGCTCACTGAAAAATTCATTCCACGTACAGAGTTGCGTGAAACGACGATGCATATATTAAACAATAGAAAGCAGTGA
- a CDS encoding CsbA family protein — translation MIWYALAAFFPCVLVVILSAITRSKWIGTCVTLVLIGASVYKGFFHDEWIIFIDVASILAGYIIVDSLQTHQREDFK, via the coding sequence GTGATATGGTATGCGTTAGCCGCTTTTTTTCCATGTGTGTTAGTTGTAATACTCAGTGCAATCACACGAAGTAAATGGATTGGTACGTGCGTTACGCTTGTTTTGATAGGGGCCTCGGTTTATAAAGGTTTCTTCCATGATGAATGGATTATCTTTATAGATGTTGCATCCATATTGGCAGGCTATATCATTGTAGATTCACTACAAACACATCAGCGAGAAGATTTTAAATGA
- a CDS encoding CHAP domain-containing protein, translated as MVATLLSHPSTMIQQVSLPNDTTIYQLAQQFATTSERIKQLNYMTQTPRYLKKYETLKLPADHILMKPPHQTLPNFLHNQHISYDTFQKFNPYNLQGDVQYIAISNKGMAHLSLPDLSQLLPNSTKYDTSPKTMPAEQIENTYTSGQCTYYVFEQRRQRHRPISNNWGDAKYWAIHAQEAGYTVSNRPRANAILVSQEGRYGHVAIVEACHKHTILISEMNWQGEGVISQRVISNIGDYQYIY; from the coding sequence ATGGTTGCCACATTGCTATCCCATCCTTCAACAATGATTCAACAAGTGTCATTGCCAAATGATACGACAATCTACCAGTTAGCCCAACAGTTTGCGACGACGTCAGAACGCATTAAACAACTGAATTATATGACACAAACTCCCCGATATTTAAAAAAATATGAAACACTCAAATTACCCGCTGATCATATTCTAATGAAACCACCACATCAAACACTTCCAAACTTTCTACATAATCAACATATTTCTTACGATACATTTCAGAAGTTCAATCCATATAATCTTCAAGGTGATGTGCAGTATATTGCAATTTCGAACAAAGGAATGGCGCATCTGTCATTACCAGACTTATCACAGCTCTTACCTAACTCAACAAAATATGACACTTCACCCAAAACAATGCCAGCCGAACAGATTGAAAACACATACACATCGGGTCAATGTACCTACTATGTATTTGAGCAACGTAGGCAAAGACATCGACCTATTTCAAATAACTGGGGAGATGCGAAATATTGGGCGATTCATGCACAGGAAGCGGGTTATACCGTTTCTAACCGCCCCCGTGCGAATGCCATTCTTGTCTCACAAGAAGGACGTTATGGTCATGTGGCGATTGTTGAAGCATGTCATAAGCATACGATTCTTATTTCAGAGATGAATTGGCAAGGAGAAGGTGTTATCAGTCAACGTGTCATTTCGAATATAGGTGACTATCAATATATTTATTAG
- the uvrA gene encoding excinuclease ABC subunit UvrA codes for MKGPSIVVKGARAHNLKNVDIELPKDKFIVMTGLSGSGKSSLAFDTIYAEGQRRYVESLSAYARQFLGQMDKPDVDTIEGLSPAISIDQKTTSKNPRSTVATVTEIYDYIRLLYARIGKPICPEHGIEIESQTVQQMADRIMELEERTKIQLLAPVVNHRKGTHEKLLTDISKKGYVRVRLNGDIMDITDVPALDKNKNHTIEIVVDRLVVKPGIETRLADSIETVLELSEGRLVVDVIGGEPLEFSEKHACPICGFTIGELEPRMFSFNSPFGACPTCDGLGQKLTVDVDLVVPDRTKTLAEGAILPWEPKSSDFYPTLLKRVCEVYKINMDKPFGKLTERQQNIVLYGSGDKEITFTFNSRSGEKRKRTMPFEGVVPNIERRFNESPSEYTREMMRKYLAEQPCETCHGQRLSKEALSVYVAGKNIGEVVSQSIREALDYYENIELSEQDAQIARLILKEISARLTFLNNVGLDYLTLDRASGTLSGGEAQRIRLATQIGSRLSGVLYVLDEPSIGLHQRDNDRLIGTLKEMRDLGNTLIVVEHDEDTMYEADYLVDIGPGAGVHGGEVVASGTPKQVMKNKKSLTGQYLSGAKFIPLPEHRREVTDRKISVKGARSNNLKNVDVDFPLSVMNVVTGVSGSGKSSLVNEVLYKSLAKTINKSKVRPGDHDEITGMEEIDKIIDIDQSPIGRTPRSNPATYTGVFDDIRDVFASTNEAKVRGYQKGRFSFNVKGGRCEACKGDGIIKIEMHFLPDVYVPCEVCEGKRYNRETLEVTYKGKSIADVLAMTVEDATHFFENIPKIKRKLQTLVDVGLGYITLGQPATTLSGGEAQRVKLASELHKRSTGRSIYILDEPTTGLHVDDIQRLLKVLNKLVENGDTVVIIEHNLDVIKTADHLIDLGPEGGDGGGTIIATGTPEEIAENEQSYTGKYLKRILERDRLRMEE; via the coding sequence ATGAAAGGACCATCAATAGTAGTGAAAGGGGCACGCGCCCATAATTTAAAAAATGTAGATATAGAGTTGCCTAAAGATAAATTTATCGTGATGACAGGTCTGTCAGGGTCGGGTAAGTCATCGCTAGCATTTGATACGATTTATGCTGAAGGGCAAAGACGCTATGTGGAGTCTTTGAGCGCATATGCACGACAATTTCTAGGACAGATGGATAAGCCGGATGTGGATACGATAGAAGGGCTATCACCTGCAATTTCAATCGATCAAAAAACAACGAGTAAAAACCCACGTTCGACCGTTGCCACAGTAACAGAAATATATGATTATATTCGCTTATTGTATGCCCGAATTGGAAAACCAATATGTCCAGAGCACGGTATAGAGATTGAATCGCAAACCGTCCAACAGATGGCAGACCGCATTATGGAATTGGAAGAGCGTACAAAGATTCAGCTGTTAGCGCCAGTCGTGAATCATCGAAAAGGGACACACGAAAAATTATTGACAGACATTAGTAAAAAAGGTTATGTACGTGTCCGATTAAATGGTGACATCATGGATATTACTGATGTACCGGCACTTGATAAAAATAAAAACCATACCATTGAGATTGTCGTCGATCGTCTCGTTGTAAAACCCGGCATTGAAACACGTTTAGCAGATTCTATCGAGACAGTACTTGAGCTATCAGAAGGACGTCTTGTCGTAGATGTTATTGGTGGAGAGCCACTGGAGTTTTCTGAGAAACATGCATGCCCAATCTGTGGCTTTACAATTGGTGAATTAGAACCGAGAATGTTTAGTTTCAACAGTCCTTTCGGCGCATGTCCAACATGTGATGGCTTAGGTCAAAAACTGACAGTTGATGTAGACCTTGTTGTTCCTGACCGTACGAAAACACTGGCAGAAGGTGCGATCTTACCATGGGAACCAAAAAGTTCTGACTTTTATCCAACATTATTGAAACGTGTATGCGAAGTGTACAAAATCAATATGGATAAACCATTCGGCAAGTTGACAGAACGTCAACAGAACATTGTTCTTTACGGTTCAGGAGATAAAGAAATTACATTTACTTTTAATTCACGTTCTGGCGAAAAGCGAAAACGTACGATGCCGTTTGAAGGTGTCGTACCAAATATTGAACGCCGTTTTAATGAATCGCCATCAGAATATACTCGTGAAATGATGCGTAAATATTTGGCGGAACAACCGTGCGAAACATGTCACGGTCAACGTCTTAGCAAAGAAGCTCTTTCTGTTTATGTAGCGGGTAAAAATATTGGAGAAGTCGTATCACAATCAATTCGTGAAGCCTTAGATTACTATGAAAACATCGAACTCTCCGAACAAGATGCGCAAATCGCACGCTTGATTTTAAAAGAAATCTCAGCACGTTTAACATTTTTAAATAACGTTGGATTAGACTATTTAACATTAGATCGAGCTTCAGGGACATTGTCAGGGGGAGAAGCACAACGTATTCGTCTGGCAACACAAATCGGTTCACGACTATCCGGTGTGTTGTATGTATTGGATGAACCATCTATTGGACTTCATCAACGTGACAACGACCGTTTGATTGGAACGCTGAAAGAAATGCGTGATTTAGGAAATACACTCATTGTGGTCGAACACGATGAAGATACGATGTATGAAGCGGATTATCTTGTTGATATTGGACCGGGTGCAGGCGTTCATGGCGGAGAAGTCGTTGCTAGTGGTACGCCGAAACAAGTAATGAAGAACAAAAAATCTCTTACAGGTCAATATTTAAGTGGTGCCAAGTTTATTCCATTACCTGAACACCGCCGTGAAGTGACTGACCGTAAAATTTCTGTAAAAGGTGCACGTAGTAATAATTTAAAAAATGTTGATGTAGACTTCCCATTATCCGTGATGAATGTTGTGACGGGAGTTTCTGGTTCAGGAAAAAGTTCGCTTGTGAATGAAGTATTGTACAAGTCATTAGCGAAAACAATCAATAAGTCGAAAGTACGTCCTGGTGATCATGATGAGATTACAGGTATGGAAGAAATCGATAAAATTATAGACATCGATCAATCGCCAATTGGACGTACCCCACGCTCTAATCCAGCCACATATACAGGTGTGTTTGATGATATTCGTGATGTGTTTGCCTCAACAAATGAAGCCAAAGTGCGCGGCTATCAAAAAGGACGCTTTAGCTTTAACGTGAAAGGTGGACGTTGTGAAGCATGTAAAGGGGACGGTATTATCAAAATTGAAATGCATTTTCTACCAGATGTGTATGTCCCGTGTGAAGTGTGTGAAGGCAAACGCTACAATCGTGAAACACTAGAAGTGACATATAAAGGGAAAAGTATTGCAGATGTTTTAGCTATGACAGTGGAAGATGCGACACACTTTTTTGAAAATATCCCTAAGATTAAACGAAAATTACAAACATTAGTAGACGTTGGTTTAGGGTATATTACACTAGGACAACCAGCGACCACATTGTCCGGTGGTGAAGCACAGCGTGTAAAACTAGCTTCTGAACTTCATAAGCGTTCCACAGGCCGTTCTATTTATATTCTTGATGAACCAACAACCGGTTTACATGTCGATGATATTCAACGATTATTGAAAGTGTTAAACAAATTAGTGGAAAATGGTGACACAGTTGTTATTATTGAACATAACCT